One window from the genome of Parachlamydiales bacterium encodes:
- a CDS encoding class I SAM-dependent methyltransferase: MTKTSWESVGVWYQNLVGEEGHYYHRTTIMPGVLRLMDLKPGGKEKVLDLACGQGIAARCLPPKLVYTGVDAAASLIKFAQKNALPSHEFILSDVTKPLKLPQKDYTHALIVLALQNMEHPQVAIQNAAKHLAPGGKLILILNHPCFRIPRQSSWGIDEAKHLQYRRTDSYLSQMKIPIQMSPGKGQESSTTWSFHYPLADLITWMVQAGFRVDAMEEWASDKKSTGRMAKMENRARAEIPLFMAIRGRIPDNT; encoded by the coding sequence ATGACAAAAACAAGTTGGGAAAGCGTCGGCGTTTGGTATCAAAATCTCGTAGGTGAAGAAGGGCATTATTACCATCGTACCACAATCATGCCGGGTGTACTTCGACTTATGGATTTAAAACCGGGCGGAAAAGAGAAAGTCCTGGATCTGGCCTGCGGACAAGGGATCGCTGCACGCTGCCTTCCTCCTAAACTTGTCTATACCGGGGTCGATGCTGCAGCATCCCTTATCAAGTTCGCTCAGAAAAATGCACTTCCTTCCCATGAATTTATTCTTTCTGATGTCACAAAACCCCTTAAACTGCCCCAAAAAGACTATACACATGCCCTTATTGTATTAGCCCTCCAAAATATGGAACACCCTCAAGTGGCTATTCAAAATGCGGCAAAGCATTTGGCTCCAGGCGGAAAACTTATCCTGATATTAAACCACCCCTGCTTCCGCATTCCTAGGCAAAGCAGCTGGGGAATAGATGAAGCAAAGCATCTTCAATACCGAAGGACAGATTCTTATCTATCTCAGATGAAAATCCCTATTCAGATGTCCCCCGGTAAAGGTCAGGAATCATCGACAACATGGAGCTTCCATTATCCCCTTGCAGATCTAATCACCTGGATGGTACAAGCCGGTTTTAGAGTTGATGCAATGGAAGAATGGGCGTCAGACAAAAAAAGCACCGGCCGCATGGCCAAGATGGAAAATAGGGCGCGGGCCGAAATTCCTCTCTTTATGGCAATCCGGGGGCGCATACCAGACAACACCTAG
- a CDS encoding YbhB/YbcL family Raf kinase inhibitor-like protein, whose protein sequence is MQLKSEAFHNGDIIPKRYTADAENISPPLSIENAPHDTKSFVLIVDDPDAPRGTFDHWIIWNIPSTSTNLHEGFNLQSQGTNSYGYQVWNGPSPPPGKPHRYFFKLYALDATLNLSKGAKKQAVEEAMEGHIIAKSELIGIYQR, encoded by the coding sequence ATGCAACTAAAATCCGAAGCATTTCATAATGGAGATATTATCCCTAAAAGGTACACAGCAGACGCTGAAAATATATCCCCTCCATTAAGCATTGAAAACGCTCCCCATGACACTAAATCCTTTGTTCTAATCGTAGATGACCCCGACGCACCGCGCGGTACATTCGACCACTGGATTATTTGGAATATCCCCTCTACCTCGACAAATTTACATGAGGGTTTTAATCTCCAATCGCAGGGAACCAATAGTTATGGCTATCAAGTGTGGAATGGTCCTTCTCCGCCACCGGGAAAGCCGCATCGCTATTTCTTTAAACTGTATGCTTTAGACGCTACCTTAAACTTAAGTAAAGGCGCCAAAAAACAGGCGGTAGAAGAGGCAATGGAAGGGCATATCATCGCGAAAAGTGAACTGATCGGAATCTATCAGAGATGA